From one Pseudanabaena sp. FACHB-2040 genomic stretch:
- a CDS encoding LysE family transporter: MVFLSGWLTVLVVGLIAVITPGPDFVLTLRSSLTHSRQAGIYTAIGIGAGNLVHATYSLIGIGAIVSQSILLFNLLKGLGAAYLIYVGIKSLRAQKTAVGIGTVRSSRSISRKAAFRIGFFGNLLNPKATLFFLALFTQIVQPATPVLVQAAYGIAIAALALIWFTLVAVWISQAGIKARLEACSHWLERLAGVVLVTFGVRLAVAELNQQ, encoded by the coding sequence ATGGTGTTTCTATCGGGCTGGTTAACGGTTCTTGTCGTAGGCTTGATCGCCGTCATCACCCCCGGCCCCGACTTTGTGCTCACACTGCGGAGCAGCCTGACCCATTCTCGGCAGGCAGGTATCTACACTGCTATCGGGATCGGCGCAGGCAACCTGGTTCACGCCACCTACTCACTCATTGGCATTGGGGCCATCGTCTCCCAATCCATTCTGCTGTTTAACCTACTCAAGGGGTTGGGGGCAGCTTATCTGATATACGTAGGCATCAAATCCTTACGAGCCCAAAAAACCGCAGTGGGTATAGGAACTGTCCGCTCTAGCCGCAGCATTAGTCGGAAAGCAGCTTTTCGGATTGGCTTTTTCGGCAACTTGCTCAACCCCAAGGCGACTCTGTTTTTCCTGGCGTTGTTTACACAAATTGTTCAACCCGCTACTCCGGTCTTGGTTCAGGCTGCTTATGGAATTGCGATCGCAGCCTTAGCCCTCATCTGGTTCACGCTAGTTGCCGTCTGGATCTCGCAGGCAGGCATCAAGGCACGGCTAGAAGCTTGCTCCCATTGGCTAGAGCGCTTGGCAGGAGTAGTCTTAGTCACCTTTGGCGTACGGCTGGCGGTGGCTGAACTTAATCAGCAATAG